A region of Streptomyces sp. R44 DNA encodes the following proteins:
- the hypD gene encoding hydrogenase formation protein HypD, protein MKYIDEFQNPDLAGRLLDEIRATVTRPWALMEVCGGQTHSIIRHGIDQLLPPEIELIHGPGCPVCVTPLEMIDKALEIASRPGVIFCSFGDMLRVPGTGRDLFQVRGQGGDVRVVYSPLDALRIAEQNPDREVVFFGIGFETTAPPNAMTVHQARKRNIRNFSLLVSHVRVPPAIDAIMRSPECRVQGFLAAGHVCSVMGTAEYPELARRHQVPIVVTGFEPLDILEGVRRTVLQLERGERTVENAYQRAVTAEGNPAAQAMLSDVFEVADRAWRGIGVIPDSGWRLSARYRDHDAEHRFSVEGIDTREPAECRSGEVLQGLLKPNECEAFGTTCTPRSPLGATMVSSEGACAAYYLYRRLDAGTPGQRPPASARTASGTPSPVTASLEGSPLA, encoded by the coding sequence GTGAAGTACATCGACGAGTTCCAGAACCCGGACCTGGCGGGCCGGCTGCTCGACGAGATCCGGGCGACGGTGACGCGCCCCTGGGCCCTGATGGAAGTCTGCGGCGGCCAGACCCACAGCATCATCCGGCACGGCATCGACCAGCTCCTGCCGCCCGAGATCGAGCTGATCCACGGACCGGGCTGCCCGGTCTGCGTCACTCCGCTGGAGATGATCGACAAGGCCCTGGAGATCGCTTCACGGCCGGGGGTGATCTTCTGCTCCTTCGGCGACATGCTCCGCGTCCCCGGCACGGGCCGCGACCTCTTCCAGGTCCGCGGGCAGGGCGGTGACGTCAGGGTGGTCTACTCCCCTCTGGACGCGCTGCGGATCGCCGAGCAGAACCCCGACCGGGAGGTGGTCTTCTTCGGCATCGGCTTCGAGACCACCGCGCCGCCCAACGCGATGACGGTCCATCAGGCCCGCAAGCGGAACATCCGCAACTTCAGCCTGCTCGTGTCCCACGTCCGCGTCCCCCCGGCGATCGACGCGATCATGCGGTCCCCTGAGTGCCGCGTCCAGGGCTTCCTCGCCGCCGGACACGTCTGCAGCGTGATGGGCACGGCCGAGTACCCGGAGCTCGCGCGACGCCACCAGGTGCCGATCGTGGTCACCGGATTCGAGCCGCTGGACATCCTGGAAGGCGTACGCAGGACCGTGCTGCAGCTGGAGCGGGGCGAGCGCACGGTCGAGAACGCCTACCAGCGCGCCGTGACAGCCGAGGGCAATCCGGCGGCGCAGGCGATGCTGAGCGACGTCTTCGAGGTCGCCGACCGGGCCTGGCGCGGCATCGGCGTCATCCCGGACAGCGGCTGGCGCCTGTCCGCACGCTACCGCGACCACGACGCCGAGCACCGCTTCTCCGTCGAGGGGATCGACACCCGCGAGCCCGCCGAGTGCCGCAGCGGCGAAGTCCTCCAGGGCCTGCTGAAACCGAACGAGTGCGAGGCGTTCGGCACCACCTGCACGCCCCGCTCCCCGCTCGGCGCCACGATGGTGTCCAGCGAGGGCGCCTGCGCCGCCTACTACCTCTACCGGCGGCTCGACGCGGGAACCCCGGGACAGCGGCCTCCCGCTTCGGCCCGCACGGCCTCCGGCACCCCGTCCCCGGTCACCGCTTCCCTGGAGGGCAGCCCCCTTGCCTGA
- the hypE gene encoding hydrogenase expression/formation protein HypE, which translates to MLAWTCPTPLRDRPRIVMGHGGGGALSAELIEGVFAPAYGGPALAHTTDAAEIRIGGARLAFSTDSFVVRPLFFPGGSIGDLAVNGTVNDLAMSGARASHLSCGFILEEGVETDVVARVAQALGAAARVAGVQVVTGDTKVVEAGHGDGIYINTSGVGLIPDGVDLRPQRVVPGDVVIVSGPIGMHGVAIMSVREGLEFGVEITSDCAPLGGLVEAMLAVTRDLHVLRDPTRGGLAASLNEIAAASGTGVVIQERAVPVPEAVGNACAVLGLDPMYVANEGKLVAFVPREHADAVLAAMRAHPLGAGAAVIGEAVETHPGMVVARTGLGGTRVVDMPLGEQLPRIC; encoded by the coding sequence ATGCTCGCCTGGACCTGTCCGACGCCCCTGCGCGACCGACCGCGCATCGTCATGGGCCACGGCGGCGGCGGAGCGCTGTCCGCCGAGCTGATCGAGGGCGTCTTCGCCCCCGCCTACGGCGGACCGGCCCTCGCCCACACCACGGACGCGGCCGAGATCCGGATCGGCGGCGCCCGCCTGGCGTTCTCCACGGACTCCTTCGTGGTGCGCCCCCTGTTCTTCCCCGGCGGCAGCATCGGCGACCTCGCCGTCAACGGCACCGTGAACGACCTCGCCATGAGCGGTGCCCGGGCGAGCCACCTCTCCTGCGGGTTCATCCTGGAGGAAGGCGTCGAGACCGACGTGGTTGCCCGCGTCGCGCAAGCCCTCGGTGCGGCGGCGCGCGTGGCCGGCGTCCAGGTCGTCACCGGTGACACCAAGGTCGTGGAGGCCGGCCACGGCGACGGCATCTACATCAACACCTCGGGAGTCGGGCTGATCCCCGACGGAGTCGACCTGCGCCCGCAACGGGTGGTGCCCGGAGACGTGGTGATCGTGAGCGGCCCGATCGGCATGCACGGCGTGGCGATCATGAGCGTGCGGGAGGGCCTCGAATTCGGTGTCGAGATCACCAGCGACTGCGCACCGCTCGGCGGCCTCGTCGAGGCGATGCTCGCCGTCACGCGGGACCTGCACGTGCTGCGCGACCCCACGCGCGGGGGCCTGGCCGCCTCGCTGAACGAGATCGCGGCGGCGTCGGGCACGGGCGTCGTCATCCAGGAGCGCGCCGTCCCGGTCCCCGAAGCGGTCGGCAACGCCTGCGCGGTGCTCGGCCTCGACCCCATGTACGTGGCGAACGAGGGCAAGCTCGTCGCCTTCGTCCCGCGTGAGCACGCCGACGCCGTACTGGCCGCGATGCGCGCCCACCCCCTGGGCGCCGGAGCGGCGGTGATCGGCGAGGCGGTCGAGACCCACCCGGGCATGGTGGTGGCGCGTACCGGACTCGGCGGCACCCGCGTCGTGGACATGCCACTCGGAGAGCAGTTGCCGCGGATCTGCTGA